The Kwoniella dendrophila CBS 6074 chromosome 1, complete sequence genome contains a region encoding:
- a CDS encoding gamma-glutamyltransferase has product MVTNNDKILSGAVTSEDTRASKIGTDILAAGGNAVDSIIATILAVNTLCPYHSDIGGGGFAILRDEKGEYKSLNFRHTAPAAATSDFYVNPDVSSSIGGTSVAVPGEIKGLEELHLKYGKLPWEILFEPSIKLSENGFEVSQDLNDFITPGRNPYGTTDFSWMHQDLCYSTLFTNEGQPIPVGSIWKRPEYAQTLKKIAKEGSKAFYEGEIAQAIVDSVREKGGLMTTDDLQNYTVEWNQPLSIQYKDYTIYSIPAPGSGAIFLSAMGILSHLKTEGPGSVEDLHNLTETLRLAYGQRTSLGDPNYVPGLIKKQLDWLKPESIKERSKLITETTHEPDYYKPPGIEIVNDNGTSNITVADSNGMIISITTTVGLGWGSHIMVPKYGFILNDSMDDFSIKGRSNYTGYAPQPTNYIQGGKRPLSSSCPYIISNSLTNKPFLAGGSSGGSTIISANIQIVRNILEYKLSPKESLKENRIHNQILPNYTSFEKQFHSQIQNTTVKGFDNPKDESIIVELEEKRGHKVNWINRNISVPVIIKFNNDDFSDTSNSNLNLDEGIDSSKPEWEVAADPRRHNTGGSIFIAPTSQFHKDKLKKEICKGCETCKNAKNDW; this is encoded by the exons ATGGTTACCAATAACGATAAGATATTATCAGGTGCAGTAACAAGTGAAGATACCAGAGCATCAAAAATAGGTACAGATATACTCGCGGCAGGTGGAAATGCAGTAGATTCAATTATAGCCACTATACTAGCAGTAAATACTTTATGTCCATATCATTCTgatataggtggtggtggatttgCTATTTTGAGAGATGAAAAAGGGGAATATAAAAGTTTGAATTTTAGACATACTGCTCCA GCAGCGGCAACATCAGATTTTTATGTTAATCCAGACGTATCAAGTTCAATTGGGGGTACTTCAGTTGCTGTACCAGGTGAAATAAAAGGGTTAGAAGAATTACATCTCAAATATGGGAAATTACCATGGGAGATTTTATTTGAaccttcaatcaaattatctgaaaatggGTTTGAAGTAAGCcaagatttgaatgat TTTATAACACCAGGACGTAATCCATACGGAACGACAGATTTTTCATGGATGCATCAAGATCTATGctattcaacattatttaCCAATGAAGGTCAACCCATACCTGTAGGATCAATCTGGAAAAGACCTGAATATGCTCAAACATTGAAGaaaatagctaaagaaggttcAAAAGCTTTttatgaaggtgaaatcgCTCAAGCTATAGTGGATTCTGTGAGAGAAAAAGGTGGCTTGATGACTACGGATGATTTGCAGA ATTATACTGTAGAATGGAATCAACCTTTATCAATACAATATAAAGATTACACTATATATTCTATACCAGCACCTGGATCTGGGGCTATATTCTTATCTGCTATGGGAATATTAAGTCATTTGAAGACTGAAGGTCCTGGAAGTGTAGAAGATTTACATAATTTGACTGAAACTTTGAGA CTCGCATACGGTCAAAGGACATCTTTAGGTGATCCAAATTATGTACCAGGATTGAtaaaaaaacaattagattGGCTTAAAcctgaatcaatcaaagaaagatcaaaattaaTTACTGAAACTACCCATGAACCGGATTATTATAAACCTCCAGG AATCGAAAtagttaatgataatggaaCATCAAATATCACAGTAGCTGATTCAAATGGaatgataatttcaataaCTACTACAGTTGGTTTAGGTTGGGGTTCACATATTATGGTTCCAAAATATGGATTCATATTAAATGATTCAATGGATGATTTTTCTATTAAAGGTAGATCAAATTATACAGGATATGCACCACAACCGACTAATTATA ttcaaggtggtaaaagaccattatcatcaagttGTCCttatataatatcaaattctttaacgaataaaccttttttagcaggtggatcatcaggtggatcaacaataatatcaGCCAATATACAAATTGTTAGAAATATATTAGAATAtaaattatcacctaaagaatCTTTAAAAGAAAATAGAATACATAATCAAATTCTACCAAATTATACTTCTTTCGAGAAACAATTTCATTCTCAAATCCAAAACACTACTGTAAAAGGATTTGATAATCCCAAAGATGAATCAATCATTGTAGaattagaagagaaaagaggtCATAAAGTGAATTGGATAAATAGAAATATTAGTGTACCTGTTATAATTAAatttaataatgatgatttttcagaTACTTCAAATTCTAACCTgaatttagatgaaggtatagaCTCTAGTAAACCTGAATGGGAAGTTGCAGCTGATCCAAGAAGACATAATACAGGTGGAAGTATATTCATTGCTCCAACTAGTCAATTtcataaagataaattgaaaaaggaaatttGTAAAGGTTGTGAAACTTGTAAAAATGCGAAAAACGATTGGTAA